The following coding sequences are from one Leptolyngbya sp. NIES-3755 window:
- a CDS encoding transaldolase (similar to AA sequence:cyanobase_aa:LBDG_40200), producing the protein MTNHLLEIKDYGQSIWMDNLTRDLIESGELKRMIDDRGLRGITSNPAIFEKAINGNKIYDKDIDAGIQAGKSLLDIYESLIFEDIRNACDIFAGIYEESGGLDGYVSIEVPPNIANDTEKTISEARRYYKEIGRPNVMIKIPGTSAGLPAVEAVIADGINVNVTLLFSVQSYVNTAWAYIRGLEKRAEKGEDISKIASVASFFLSRIDIKIDEMIDAKLSKGVDSLQEEAKLVAVKGKVAIANAKIAYQEYKKIIADPRWLALKEKGANVQRLLWASTSTKNPDYSDVMYVDELIGADTVNTLPPNTIEACADHCDVAPRIDTGVEEAYTLIESLNDPDIDINLAQVMTELLEEGIDKFIQPFNSLMSSLQEKVDRLAKV; encoded by the coding sequence ATGACGAACCACCTTTTAGAAATCAAAGACTACGGGCAAAGCATTTGGATGGATAACTTGACCCGTGACCTGATCGAATCGGGCGAATTGAAGCGCATGATCGACGATCGAGGTTTACGCGGCATCACGTCCAATCCGGCAATCTTTGAGAAAGCGATTAACGGAAACAAAATTTACGACAAAGATATCGATGCTGGGATTCAAGCTGGAAAATCACTGCTCGACATCTACGAATCCTTGATCTTTGAAGATATTCGGAATGCGTGTGATATCTTTGCTGGCATCTACGAAGAATCTGGCGGACTGGATGGCTATGTGAGTATCGAAGTTCCCCCGAACATTGCAAACGACACTGAAAAAACAATCTCTGAAGCGCGTCGCTACTACAAAGAGATTGGTCGTCCGAATGTGATGATCAAGATTCCAGGAACTTCAGCAGGATTGCCCGCCGTTGAAGCAGTGATCGCAGATGGCATCAATGTGAATGTCACGTTGCTTTTCTCAGTTCAAAGCTATGTGAATACCGCCTGGGCGTACATTCGTGGACTTGAGAAAAGAGCAGAAAAAGGCGAAGACATTAGTAAAATTGCGTCAGTTGCGAGTTTCTTCCTCAGCCGGATCGACATCAAAATCGACGAAATGATCGATGCTAAATTGAGCAAGGGTGTCGATAGCTTGCAAGAAGAAGCGAAGCTCGTTGCAGTGAAAGGGAAAGTTGCGATCGCAAACGCAAAAATCGCCTACCAAGAGTACAAGAAGATCATCGCTGATCCCCGCTGGTTAGCACTCAAAGAAAAAGGCGCAAACGTTCAGCGTCTCCTCTGGGCAAGTACCAGCACCAAGAATCCGGATTACAGCGATGTCATGTACGTCGATGAATTGATTGGTGCAGATACGGTAAATACGCTGCCACCGAATACGATCGAAGCTTGTGCAGATCACTGTGATGTTGCTCCTCGAATTGATACCGGAGTCGAAGAAGCTTACACCCTGATTGAAAGTCTCAACGATCCCGATATCGATATCAACTTGGCGCAAGTCATGACCGAACTGCTCGAAGAAGGCATTGATAAATTCATCCAGCCGTTCAACTCGCTGATGAGTTCGCTGCAAGAAAAGGTCGATCGATTGGCGAAAGTCTAG